DNA from Roseomonas gilardii subsp. gilardii:
CAACCCATGCGCCCGCGCCTCCCGCAGCAGCCAGTCGCGGAATCCCACGCCCTGCACGCGGCCCCGGATGCGGATCAGCCGGGCCGCCATCAGTGCGCCCTCGCCAGGAAAAGCAGCCGGGCGGAGAGCGCCACATCGGCCGCCAGCCTGTCCCGCCGGGCCAGGGCCTCGGCATCCTCCCCCCAGAAGGCTTCCTGATAGGTCTCGTCGACGATGGAAAGCCTGTGCGCGGCGACCGGGTCCAGCACCCCCGCCGAGAGGGCGAGGCCGAGCACGAGGCTGCCCAGTGTGGGGACGGCGAGCCCCAGCGCCGAGAGTTCGAGCGGCGAATGCTCCGCCACCACCTCGCGCAGCCGCTCCAGCGCCTCCGGGTCCTGCGGGCGATAGGCGATGCCGCTGGCCGGGCGCAGGCGGGCGCCATGGCAGGCCGCGCACCAGTCGAGGATGGGGTCCCAGTCCGCCGCCTCCAGCGCGGCCAGGCGGCGGTCCTCGGCGCGGTAGCAGAGCAGGTCGGTCTCGGCATAGCGGGCGATGGCTTCCACCGTCGGGCCGGGGTCCGGCGCGATCCGGTCCAGCCCGGTGGCGGCGAGGCGGGTGAGCGGCACCTCGTCCAGGCTCATCTCGCCACCCTTCCCGCCGCCGGCCTGCTGCCATTCCCCGGCCACGGCCTCGGCCAGTGGGCGGCTCGGCAGGATGAAGCCTGCGGCGCGGCCATCGACACCGGGCAGGCGCAGCGGTTTTCCGTCGAGCATGATGGCGAAGCCGCCAGGTGCCTGGGCATAGTCGGCCCGGTCCCAGAATCGCTTCATCGCGGGTCCTCCGGAGCGGCTCTGCCCCCTGCGCGGCAGGGTGGAGCACTCTCTCCTCTTCCGTTGGCGGCAGCGCCCCTCCTCATGGGTCGCTTCGCCAGACATGTCCAACTCTCCACCGGTCCGCCCGTTCCGCGGAAACCCACCGGACCCTCGGACGGCCGGGAAGTTCCCCGAAAGGGACAGCGGACTCCACCTCCTGATCTAGACCAGATCGGCGCCGGGCCAAATGCGGCTGCCCCGGGGAGCATCAGCGCCGCAGCAGGCCGCGCAGCAGGTCGCCGACGCCGCCGGAGCGGTTCTCCTGCGCGGGCGGGGCCGGCACCGGCCCTTCGCGGCCATCCCGGGCGATGCGGAGCTGCGCGGCGCAACCGGCCTCGTCGCCCTCGCCCAAGGTCTGGCCCAAGATCTGGCCGAGAGCCTGCCCCAGCGCCTTGCCGGCCTCGCCCGCGGAATCGCCCCCGGCATCGCCCCGGTGGCTCGACAGCTCGCTCAGGATCGCGGCGCCGGCGCTTGCCGCGCCCTGCGGATCGGCGCGCAGGCGCGGCTGCGCCAGGGCGCCGTCCACCACCACCGGGATGGCCAGGCCGACGCCGCCGATGCGCGCGCGCGGCAGCAGCCGCAGGTCCAGCCGCTCCTGCCGCAGATCCACCGAGCCGGAGCCGAGCACGCTGGCGATGTCGGTCTCCAGCAGCATCGCCTGGGCATGGACCACGCCGTCCCGGGCCTGGAGGCGCAAAGCGAGGCAGCGCAGCGCCTCGCTGCCATTGCGCGGGGCATTGGGCAGCAGCAGGCGGCGCAGGTCCCCCGCGACCGCGTCGAGCAGGCTGATATCCACCCGCCCATCGGCCAAGGCGAGGCCCAGCGAGCCGTTCAGCCCGGCCGCCATCTCGCGCAGCGTCCTGCCCCTGGTGGAAAGCGCGGTCTCGGCATCGAGCATGCCGCTGGCGCCACCCGGTTGGCTACCCGGCTGGCCTCCGGCCCGGCCCATGGAAGGGAGCAGGGCGGGGACCAGCGCCGAGAGGTCGAGCGAGGGCGCGCGGACGGAAACATCCAGGCCAGGGGGCTGGCCGCGCCATCCGCCGCCACGCGCAGGGCGATCCGGCCGCCCGGCCCGTCCACGGCCAGCGGCTCGGCCAGCAGCCGCCCGCCATGCACGGCCAGCACCATCTCGCCGTTGCGCCAGTCCAGCCGGGCGGCGCGCAGCAGGCCGAGGCGGATGCGCAGATCGGCCTCCAGCGCGGCGAGGCGCTCCAGCGGCACCGGCAGGTCGGGAATGACCTTGCGGCTTCCGGCGGGCAGGGCGGGCGGCGCGGGGGAGGCCGGGGCGGCGGGCGTGGCGCCGCCGGAATCCTGGGCCTGGCCCGCAGCCTGGTCCGCGTTCGGGGCCGGGGCGGGTGGCAGCGGCGGCGGGATGGCATCGAGGTCGAGCCGCGCGATGTCGATCTGCCCGTCCAGCGCCGGCACGGCGCCGGGCCGCAGGCGCAGCCCGCCCGCCGCCTCGGCCTGCTCCGCGCGCAGGGCGAGGCTCCGCAGCCCGATCCATCCCTCCGCCTCGCCCACCAGATGCGTGCTGGCCTCCAGTCCCCGCAGGCCGGGCAGGGGCAGGCGCGCCCGCTGCCCGAGGGTGCGGAGGTCCTGCGTCTTCAGGGACAGGTCCAGCGCCGCGCCTTCGATCCCCGGCCCCGCCAGCGTGCCGCCCAGGGAAAGGGCGAGGTCCTCGCCCGTCACCCAGACCTGCAGCGGCCAGGGGCCCCGGCCGGACTGCACCGCGCGGGGCGGCGGCAGGTCGGCCTTCCAGCTCAGCGGCAGATCGCCGATCTGGGCCTCGCCGGTGGCGGCGACCCGGCCGTCGAGATCCGGCGCGGTGACCGTGACCGGTCCCAGCGAGAGATCCGGCCCGGTGTCGCGTTGGGGCAGGTCCACCTTGCCGGCGGCGAGGCGGATCGCGCTCGGCCCCCCGGGCGCGAGGTCCATGTCGAGGGCCAGATCCTCGGCCGGCGGCAGCCTCAGCCCCGGCACCAGCATCGCCAGCCGCGCGGAGCTGTCGGCGGAAACCCTCAGCCGGCCGGACCAGAGGCTGCCGGAGAAGTTGCCCGAAAGCTGCGCCTGTATCCCTTCGCCGGACAGGGAGGCATCGATGGGCCAGCCGGTGACTGGCTGTCCGGCGGCCGGTGCCGGCGCCCGTCCCGACAAGGCGGAACGCAGGCCGGACAGGGTGCCGCCGCGCGCATCGAGCGACAGGGCGAGGCCCTGGAAGCCGATATCGCCGGCCATGCGGAGCGTGCCGTCGCCATCGGTGCGCAGGGCCAGCCTTGGCAGGTCCAGCTGCTCGGTGAGGCCGGAACGCATGTCG
Protein-coding regions in this window:
- a CDS encoding ATP12 family chaperone protein, which gives rise to MKRFWDRADYAQAPGGFAIMLDGKPLRLPGVDGRAAGFILPSRPLAEAVAGEWQQAGGGKGGEMSLDEVPLTRLAATGLDRIAPDPGPTVEAIARYAETDLLCYRAEDRRLAALEAADWDPILDWCAACHGARLRPASGIAYRPQDPEALERLREVVAEHSPLELSALGLAVPTLGSLVLGLALSAGVLDPVAAHRLSIVDETYQEAFWGEDAEALARRDRLAADVALSARLLFLARAH
- a CDS encoding AsmA-like C-terminal region-containing protein; the protein is MDRAAEPRPARGAGRGGGRAAPAARRRAGAGRADRHRAARPRCHPAAAATRPGPERGPGCGPGPGFRRRHARRPGLPRAARPARRKPQGHSRPAGAAGAPRRAGGRSAHPPRPAARRPAGLAQRRDGAGRAWRAAAGRAAGRGRAGRPDRPARGGGWRGQPPGLDVSVRAPSLDLSALVPALLPSMGRAGGQPGSQPGGASGMLDAETALSTRGRTLREMAAGLNGSLGLALADGRVDISLLDAVAGDLRRLLLPNAPRNGSEALRCLALRLQARDGVVHAQAMLLETDIASVLGSGSVDLRQERLDLRLLPRARIGGVGLAIPVVVDGALAQPRLRADPQGAASAGAAILSELSSHRGDAGGDSAGEAGKALGQALGQILGQTLGEGDEAGCAAQLRIARDGREGPVPAPPAQENRSGGVGDLLRGLLRR